A region of the Ischnura elegans chromosome 11, ioIscEleg1.1, whole genome shotgun sequence genome:
GCATCTACTTCCGCGATAAACCAAACGACTGATTTGAAGATTTTTGCGGAACTTCCGACGACACCGTCATCATCAGACATTAAACAACGCGGTTTTGTCCCGGAAAACATGATTGTATCAACTATTCATCACGGTATCACCGTTTTTAATCGTCCTGTCGTGCCAACTGAACAGGATAAAGAAGGCAGAAACGAGGGAATTGGTCGCAAAAGTGCGATCCTCAAAGCAAATGGCAGACGCGAGGAAACAGATTACACTAATACTCGTGTCAGTGTTGAATTTGAGATGGTAAATTCTCATCTTTCCCCACCAAAAAATCCTGGCGCTTCATATCGTTCTTGCGTGCCAGCTAAACGGAAGGCAGATAGCTTGGATGAGGAAAAGGGTTACAAAAATGGGAATCCCAACGCCAAACGTATGGCAATAAATGCAcgccttattgaaaaaaaacaagctgATGGCTTTAATACGGCACATGGGAAGATAATAGCTGGAGAAAATGTCAGAATAGGATGCAGAGATATACAATTCCATGGAGAAGGAGATGTCATATATCCTATCGACGTCGACGTCACAAATGAACGTATTTATTCCGGCAACTATCGAGTTCTTCCAGCCGAAAGAAGAAGTATTAGAAGGAAAAATGCAATTGGTGACGAGAGTCCTTCCTTTCATGGGAACGGTAACGTTATTAATAAATGCCACTTCTCAACTGAGCAAGATAATGACGTGGAATATTCTGATATGCCccctaagaagaaaaaattgtgccATAACACAAAAATGGGATGCAATGACACTTTCGGCAGTGGTGAAGACGATTTATCAAATCTCATGTATATTCCAATGGAACGTGTTAATGCCTACAAACATCATTACATGATGGCTGAAGACGAGACACAGGAATTGGATAGTACGATGGACTGCGAGAGCCCTTATCTCGATACCGAAGGTGAAGCTATGAACCTAAGCAACATACCATCACAGCATTCGCATGAGAACAAAATAGCGGGCCGTAACAAACTAATTGGATTCAATCATACTCATTGCCCTGATGAAGGAGAATTTTCTAATCCAATTTATATCCCATCAGCACGTGTTGACGCCAACAACTATCCTTGtatgttggctgaagacgatagacaggaatgggacaatagaatggaccgcggGAAATCATACCAGCATACAGAAGGTGATGTTGTTAACGAAAATTACATTCCATCACAACAGCCTAGTGCCTTCCACCATCCTTATAAGCCAGCTGAGCAGATTGAATTCTATACCCATGGAATGGACGCGATGAAAACTCGCTTCCAAGCTGAATATGACTTTAGGTATCAATGCCAATATGAACCCACAGGAGAATGGGAACAACGGGAAGGTGCGATGCATGGTGATAGGTTTGTAGCTCATCCACCCGCACCGAGCCGGCCCGCAGAAAATCCGAGTGTCTCGGTAATTCCGCTGGATTTTCTCCGTGGACTAGCGGACCGGATTGGGAGAGGAGAGGCAACTGAGGAATTTAAGACACTCATGGATTTGGTCACGGATATGACGGAGGATCCGGAAAACGACCAACTGTGGGTACAACCCGAGCCCATAATAATGGAGGAGCTACTACATAGGTTGGTGCACAAAATCACAGGCGAAAAGAGGCAACAGCATCATGGCGAGCTCTACTCGCAACAGACGACCCCTGCCCACCAATACTCCGATCAGACTTCATCTGGGTACAACGCGATGATTACTCGCTTCCAAGCTCAATATGAAAATAGGGATCCATGCATACATGAGCCCACAGAAGAATGGGAACAATgggaaggtgcgatgcctggtgacaGGTATGCAGCTCATCCACCAGCACCGAGCCGGCCCGCAGAAAATCCGAGATTCTCATTGTCAGTAATTCCGCTGGATTTTCTCCGTGGACTAGCGGACCGGATTGGGGGAGGAGAGGCAACTGAGGAAGTTAAGATACTCCTGGATTTGGTCACGGATATGACGGAGGATCCGGAAAACGACCAGCTGTGGGTACAACCCGAGCCCATAATAATGGAGGAGCTACTACATATGTTGGTGCACAAAATCACAGGCGAAAAGAGGCAACAGCATCATGGAGAGCTCTACTCGCAGCAGACGACCCCTGCCCACCAATACTCCGATCAGACTTCATCTGGGTGCAAGTGCTCCTACCACGCTATATACCAAAGGCATTCAtccgaaaatgtaagtacataattcaaattgaattaaaatacttTTGCCGAAAGTAGAGGATTTCCTATCCCTGAGTAACATACGAAATATGTACCATAGCGGGCATCGATTTCTGTGCGTGAGACCAGCTTTGAAAAGGAGAAAACATCCCGCGGTAGATCTTATATGGCGTTTAGGATGATAGCGctttttttcatgttgtttctttCGATAGGGATTAGCATTTAAGTAAGTAATCATGAAGGTGAAGTAATGTATTAATTTCAATCAATAGCGTAGATTAATATAGATACAGGTGGGAGggaatatatgaaaataattcatagcCATGTgcgcaaaaattgaaaaaagagatgaaCTGCTAACATCCTTGATAGTGAAATAGTTCAAAAAAGTATACATGTTCACTTATATTACTTAATCGTGTAACAAATTATTAGTCTTAACGTTCTCTCTATTTCCGGTGAGTCAAAGGTCATTGCAAATCATATTTGAATCCTAATAAAGGATAATATCGTACGGTACATTTTTTCAAGgcgataaaaattacaaaaatgacgaATATTTGAAATGTTCACAAACAGCTCGACcaccattatttttacattaattgtgATAACTTTTCAAATAGGGAGGGATCTAATTTTTCCGTTTGTAATTGCGTCACCCACTCCTCGAATTCTTCGCGACTAAAATTTGACGATCTTGACGCTCTCGCAcaaaagttgatgacgttacaGCACAATCCCAGCTCGTTGCCGCTTCTCAGCAACTGCTTGATCTTGTGCATTTGTCTCGGGTGTTTTTCATTCTCGCTAGCAATCagcggcagatccagagagggagtATACAATGTGCactaattaaaatgtaatattattcAGTTGttgaatatatacaggagagaaTAGCCACTAAAACGCAAATTagtaaaaatgcactaaaatgtttgtaaaaaaagttaattatttgaaaaattagtaattagaCAACCTTAATGTGTTGTTACAAGCTTccaaatcctcaaaattttcgtCACCGCTCCGACCCCCCTAATGCAGGGAAGTGACCCCCAGGACCGCACCTAGCtcccttatccctatcctggatccgccactactaGCGATTACTCCCTCACTATATGATTTCCTAAAAACATATAAATGAACCAGAAAATACAAGGAAGCCATCAACTCGTGGAAACGGTGACGAATTTCGTGTTTTCTTACATTGAACTTAAGGGATGAAAATACATTGGGAGGATGTTTATGGCCGAAGTTTATCtaaattttctatcaaaatttctttcaattagTTGCGACTTACTGTATGAAAGGCACTATTCTAAATTTAATTCCCCTCGCACATTAGAGATCAGCTAAACATTATCCATAAcgatatgttttcttttttttacagtcGAATCGTATGGATTACGGCATTGATTTGGAAGGTGAAAAAATGGGACATCATTCCCACACCAATTGCCGTTCATCCATGGAGGAAAGAAACCAGTGCCAACGCAGAACTGGATAGCTGGGAGTAATTGTAGCTGGTGAAACTCAgctgcgaggaagacagcggagaggtacaTCAGATATGGCTTACGATCTCCAAGAGCACGAAGAATTGGAACACGAATTAAAAATgcttgagaagaagaggaagtcCTTGATAAGTGCACGCAATGAAGGGCTGGAGAGACTGTCGAAGATGAATGAACAACCCCAGGTTGTAAGAATACCACATGGCACAGTGCTGGATGACGTCGCATGcaagataaatatgataaaattacaacTATCACAAATGGatttatattattgaattgaTATCCAAAACATTATTCACTCTCGTCAACCTGTGAGGCAGTATTATTAGTTACACTGTTCTTATGTCACAATAGGGTATCAAATTCCAAATTATGTTCCTTCACTCttgtaaaatcaaaaatgttaGTTGTCACGGATCCAGTTCACATAATTGTGTGAGAGCAGCAGGGCATTCACGATGAACTCCACTaccttataaaatattaatagaacgctttcattttggtgatttttaaatttggtgtgttaatgtgattttttcctgcaTGGCCAAATTGTCCTACGTGTCATGATGTATGTCACCAAAGGCATCACCATGTCACAATATCACCATGGCATGCCAAGtaccaatttatatttcattggatGTACCTAGGGatacattaaaatttgatgacgtggttagctctctaattgcattgcattataattttttacccatattctcccattgatctccatagattATATATTACACcgaatttcatcatttaaaaatcatccagtacgcgttaattttttttgtcaacgaCACAGAGCTGTTAGCTGAATATTTGTccagttttttagtttttaattactgtcactataaatctctatttatgCCAAATTAAGCCAGAATGACGCGTTCAATCTCCACGCACTAGTTCAGGGAGGGTGAAAATGACGGCTCAAATTATGACACTCCAACgtaatcattttcagagatggcagGGATGATCAcagtccctatttccatcatttttccattgaatttgccATCACTGAACACTTACGTGGAATAAGCAGCAGCCAATCAGAGAACGAGACCAAATGCATTTTCTGGGGGCAGTATTGAGCTTCTTGAGAAcaactttattatttattaaggaaGCCTTAAATGAGAGAGTGATATAGAGGATGATGGATTACGCAATCTTTCCCCCAAGGAGTCTGCATAGAGGAGGATTAATTTCATCTcgtaaaaggctgatttctgttgccacttcggtcgcattttaattagttttcaaaaatgtccgcggcgctgtggtGAGTGCTACACGATccatttttatccaatattttgcagtcagAAGTTTGTCATTAAACATTTAAGACGGTGTTTATACTAAATTAAGCCCGCATCACGCGATGGATTTTCACGCACTGGCATAGGATCGGCAGCAGTGACGCCGAGGGTCCGAGTTTAAAGGGCCCCATAGCGCTCGCGACTATTGTGAAGAAGATATGATGATAATAAAGGCCTAATATATAAGGCTCCGATTATTTGGAACAAGTTTCTCTTTAATAGCAATAGGGGggtttcgcatttttttattgcctaaatcgaaagattatttacaCAGGTGTTCGTaaatcacgcttttagatttttaaaggacgatatctatttttcaaaattaaatgaaaagtgaaaattttcgatcgcgccaaaacgcgacggctaccaataagtatgaatgctgcgaaaagcccgtgtgacgccattctgtttccagctgccgccgtgtgaggccacctttgtgcgacgctatgagcgccgctacggtagcgcttggcattaataaggattattaataccctaacaaactaaggaaactttccgaccataggtaattttaataggtgattatttagagatgtttccctgagctctgtgcccaatgcatgcattggtaatctcacacgatgtaaaactcctggcaTCATAGTACCtcagtccctgtgacgtcacgtggagtggaatcgcatgggcgccaatctggcctttttcaaatgaggttaaaattgaccattgccattcgtctaaactgggatttctaaaaccaaataatttgtatattatgaatacactaatattgggtaacgaatcgcaatcaatgccttccgtttcctttgatgaaggaaactaccctattactctTATTGTTATAAGTATTTTCATCGCATATTTAACCTGCAATTTGTCTGAGCTCATCtatgaaatgggaaaaataaaataaaaattaattaaataggatttatttattttaatttataaaatacaaaaaaataagttcaGTGTTTTTGATGGAAAGGAAATACATCGCTGGTAATATAAAAAGTGTGCTTCTGACGGACGGATAAATGATATACTTCATTGATTTTCAAAGCAGATCATATTCCACCGATTCACACGTACGATGCTTGATGCAATATTTACACATCCACAAACTTTCCCAAATCTAAGGcacatattaataaaaatacattacataaTGTCAACCCTCGCCAATCTCCTCGGTGGTTCTGACAGCTAATTGATATTCATGTTTCCAATGCGAGCAGCgcttatttacaaaattttggtTTAGCCCAACGCCTTAGTCATCGGATGCATCTTATcgtttgatttttttacattgcctgttttcaatacatttttatgttaaatacaAATTTCAGCGTAAATTTTTCTGCCCGGACGCGGTcactaaataatttttgtacttttttgtttttggtgAGTGAGGGGTAAGGGGATGGATAACTTAAACTCGATCCACTTCAAAACACTGCACTCGTCGTCTTCGCCGCCAAGAATACTTGCAAGTGTACTCAAAAGTTCTTTtccttgatgaatttttttctccctctcgaGTCGTCGGTCTATAAAATTAAGAGATTGGTTGTCTTCTTGTCTTGAGATGAGAgatgaattattttaaacatgcGCTTGGATTCATGGAGACGAATGACCAAAAGTTCCCATCCAAAGCGCTCCTTCTGCCGTTCGTGCGATGGATTCCCCCCACGCtattttacaaaacaaaaatcCTCGGTCTGACGAGAGGGCTTTGTGCTGTTTTCAAGTGGACCGACTCATGTGGTGGTTGCAGAGTCTCAGACGTGTATTCCGGGGTTCCTTGAGCGGACGAAGTTGAGCAGCTCGTCGCTGTCTTCGCACACGAAGGGCTTCAGATGGTGGCAAGCCACGTCGTGCCATTTGATGCCGTCCTGGTAGAAGTTGTTCAAGATGGAGAGGCAAGACTCGTCGTTGCCCTGTTGCAGGGACAGGAGAAAGTGAAGAATTAATATTACTTCCCGCAAGGAACGGAGCGGATAATGGTAAATCACTATTTTAAGTTTTCCCAGAAAATTGACTGTTAGAAGAGATCTCGAGTTTCCTACCGAGTCCAGGGGTTCATTGGTACTGACGTTTCGAAGTTGTGGTCTCACATCTTATCCAGGATGAGAGAAGACCAAGACTGAAAAATATGGCAGAATACGCCTTCGAAAAATCAGTAACATGGACCCCTGGACGCGATGGAAGATCTTGGGACTCCAAATAAATATATTGGTAGTTAGTTCATTCTTAACTTTGCTCGTGAACTTGTGGAAGTTTGTGATATTCAttggtaattaaaataattttgtgttcatccgcaaaaaattaatacaatcatTGACCCGGGTAGTAGATGGCGTTGAATCCTTATTTGGCCTATTTTGATAACACCACTGAGTGGACGAGTCTAAAGGAAGTTAACTCTAAACTTCTGAATTATATCTGATATTGATTTACCATtaggatttttaaataacttaaaacaGAGGGATTCAGAGAATCCGATGAGGAAAATGGATGATTTGCTCCGACACCGTCGTCAGAAATTTTGGCTCGTGAGAGACTATGGTTGCATCATGAATGTTGCAGGAATAATCAGTTACTTCTGATTGCGCGTAATTTTAAACCAGAAAAAtcgatatcttgtatgatattaggcacgatgtggtggaagttcgtaatattattaaaatgagacattgcaatatttccacttatagttttattcttacacaacgcgtttcgtcgttacaaacgacGTTATCAAGTGTGAAAAGGTCTTAAAGAGTTTCTCCTTatatgtcttggtgcttgaagggagggagtAAGgcggaggatggggtttgggtgacgagaagtgaggatatggAAGGCTGTGGGGGAGAAGGGTTGTTTTTTAGGGTCTTGGAAGAGGAGTAGTCCCCCACAGTCTTCCATATCCTCACTTCtggtcacccaaaccccatcctccaccttacctcctcccttcaagcaccaaaacatataaaaaaagaaactcttTTTAGAgttgttacacttgataatgtcgtttgtaacgacgaaacgcgttttGTAAGAATAAAACCACaagagaaaatattgcaatgcttaattttaataacaGAAAAATCAAATTCTTGACTCGTCAATAAGCATattcttcaatgaaattttaagccAATTTTTTTACTGCTTCTAAACTTCTTTCCCGAGGCACTCAGGTTACAAATGGGGTATTTAAGGAATTGGAAATATATTGGTTTGCACTCGCCTGTGCGGCCTCCCTGTTGTCGGGCTGTGGCTGCTGGTAGCCTCCGGTGTGCGACCAGTCTCCGGAGTTCCTCTGGTTGGTGGGTCCAATCTTAGCGCCGGAGCCGGACCAGAACCATCCGTTGACGTTCTCAGGCTGAAGGTCAGGGCGGTTACAGCCCTTGAAGTTACACTTGCGTCCTGACGTCCAGATGTAACGGACGGA
Encoded here:
- the LOC124168283 gene encoding L-selectin; protein product: MIRQVILLLLGAAMVMAQRRLALPDPRSCSNRVRHATYRDARGVAHSYFFSWEHQPTKSLEVDWLDARNICRRHCMDAVSMETPQENEFIKQRIARGSVRYIWTSGRKCNFKGCNRPDLQPENVNGWFWSGSGAKIGPTNQRNSGDWSHTGGYQQPQPDNREAAQGNDESCLSILNNFYQDGIKWHDVACHHLKPFVCEDSDELLNFVRSRNPGIHV